Genomic segment of candidate division WOR-3 bacterium:
AGCAGCTTTAAGAACAAACATATTCATTGGCAAGTTTTCATCTATCTGTTCCTTTATTATATTTGTATCAGGTTGCCAGAAATTTTCACCTACCTCAGGAGTAAAGGCTAAAATTTTTGGTTTTTCATTTTGTTCTCCATACATCCAGTCGTCAGAATCTCCATTTGCTGTATAAAGAAGTTCCCAAGCTGTTCCATATTCATAACCACTTCTTTTTGTCATTTCAATACTCATTGCTCTGAATAGTGCATCATCAGGTGTATAATATGTATCATAACCCCATGGGAAAAGTAATAAATTTGACCAGGAGTGATAATTTAATGCTATAACAGGTTTTATTGAATCACATAATTCTCTTATTGCTTGGGTCTCAGGTTCTGAGAAAGGATATGGTCCCCTATAAGTTTCATCAGATGGATAAGGTGAAGAACCGTTATTATCATATCCCCACATATAACCGTAATTTCTGTTTAAATCAACTCCGTATATACCACCACCATTATTTCTTCTATTTTTTCTCCACATACCGGAGGAGTAGGTTTCATTATAAACATAACCATCAGGATTAACTACAGGAACGATCCATAGTTCTCTATTATCAATAAGCCATGTTATATCAGGGTCAACTCCATAGTTATTAAGAAGATACTTAGCAAATTCAAGGACAATTGAGCATCCTATGGGTTCTCTTGCATGGTGAACTCCTGTTAATAAAACAGAAGGTTCATTTTCATTCTGTGTTGGATTATCAGAAATTTTCATTGCGTAAATTATTCTATTTTCCCATGTTGTTCCAATATTTAAAGGGGGAGTTGTAAGATTTGGAAAATTATTGTGTATTGTATTAAGAGCATTAACTGCTTCTGAATAAGTATAGTATGGACCAAAATTTATTTTATTCTGCATCTTATTTTTAAAATCTTCTCCAAGGTCAGGAATCTTTGTTATATAATCAATTCCATTTTTTTCAAGAAAATCTATAATTTTTTTATCGCAAACTCCTTCAAGTAGTCCTTTATTTCTATCATATCTTTTTATTTCCTGCAATCCATTTTGAAGAAGATAAGGAACAAGATTTTCCCCTGGAACAAAAATTTGTAAAACTGTTAGGTTTGAAGAAAAGATTAAAAGAGAAATTATAAAATTATACATATAAAAGGTTAATAATTTTTAAATGGGGTTCGGACCCTTTTACTTAAAAAATTCAAAAACTTTAAGTTTTATCTTACGAGGATAGCTTTTAAAGTTCTTCTGTAATTTCCCTTTGTAAATTTAATAAAGTATATTCCAGTTCCGAGTTTTTTCCCGTTTTTAGATTTTGCATCCCAGGTATAATTTATAGTTCTATGAGTGTTCCCTCCTTTGAAAATTTCCTTTTTTATTAGTCTTCCTGTAGAGTTATAAATTTCTAATTCAGCATTTTTATAGGGTTCAAGAATGAAGCTGAAGTTTATTTTTTCCCTGAAAATAAGGGGTGAGAATTTGAAATAAGGAGTAATGGATATTTCCTTTTCTTTTACTTCTGTTGCTGGAGCACCAATTTCTAAAGATAAAAGGGCAGGTTCATTTGGAGCTTTTGTAAATGTTGATTTCCTGTAAAGTAAAACTTTTACTCTTAATGAATTATAAACATTTGTATTGAGGGCTTCAAGAGATAAAGCTCCTATTTTAGCATTTGTAAAAAATCCTGAAGAATTACCTGGCAAATCAGCATCTGGAATCAGTTGCCAGGTTGTGCCGTCGAAATATTCTATCTGTATACCAATAGAATCTTGTGGAGTGGATTTTTCCCATACAGCATAACCCCAGTTATTCTTTGGATAAGTATTCTGGAAATCATTAAAATTGATAGGAGGAGTTAAAACATAACCTTCATTATTCTGATAAGTATAATTGTAATAAACTGTAACATTATCAATAGCACATGCCCATCCCCAGTGACTTGAAGAGCTTTCATCATGATATCTCCATCTTAGCTGAATTGAGTCTTTTGGTAAGTAAGTTGAAAAGTCAAAGATTTCTTCTCCACTCACACTTGAGGTGTATGTTTTAAAAATATACCATGGACTCCATGTTCCACCTGAGAAAAATCTTGCATAAAATTCAAATGTTTCACCAGTTTGATAGACACGAAATCCATAACCATATTTAACAAAAAGATTAGAAGCATTGGAAGGAATAGGAATTTTAGGTGAAATAATATCTTCATTATAGTTTATAACACCGTTACCCGCATCATCATCAGAGTAATAGGCATATTGAGTTCCATAGTTGGGTGGGGTATATGAAGAAAGATTTGTTGTGGTTCCTGCAGTCCACATAAATCCATCTGAATTACCATCTAAAACTGTCCAGGTGGAGGGAATACCCATCTCAAAATTTTCAAAAAGTAAGGTGTCCTCTATATAACCAAAGGGTTTTAATTGTATACTATCGCCCACAATTTCTGTTCCGAAAAAGGTATTGTATTTAAATTGTGCCCCCTTTGTTTGGAACCATGAACTGAAATTAAAAGGGAGTGTTGTATCAATTGTAAATGATCTTTTTTGAGTTAAACCTGACCAGTATCCTGAAGAAGTTGTATCCCTTGCTTTTACCTTGAACCAGTAAGTTTCACCCTGATTTAAGGATACAGGGAGGGCAAATTGCACTAACTGACCACTCGGCATTGGTGGAGTTAAAGCACTATCCTTTTGAGAAAAACTTGTATCAGTTGACCAGTAGATTTTGTAAATAATATTATCCCCCTGAGGGTCAGTTGAAGT
This window contains:
- a CDS encoding M14 family zinc carboxypeptidase, whose protein sequence is MYNFIISLLIFSSNLTVLQIFVPGENLVPYLLQNGLQEIKRYDRNKGLLEGVCDKKIIDFLEKNGIDYITKIPDLGEDFKNKMQNKINFGPYYTYSEAVNALNTIHNNFPNLTTPPLNIGTTWENRIIYAMKISDNPTQNENEPSVLLTGVHHAREPIGCSIVLEFAKYLLNNYGVDPDITWLIDNRELWIVPVVNPDGYVYNETYSSGMWRKNRRNNGGGIYGVDLNRNYGYMWGYDNNGSSPYPSDETYRGPYPFSEPETQAIRELCDSIKPVIALNYHSWSNLLLFPWGYDTYYTPDDALFRAMSIEMTKRSGYEYGTAWELLYTANGDSDDWMYGEQNEKPKILAFTPEVGENFWQPDTNIIKEQIDENLPMNMFVLKAAGHFITIDSFKFVDQNGERIINRKDTINLTFWLRNWGVNGNLTNVTGLLKSTGTCAKVIDSLINFPDIPAFPGNSVSNSIPFKLVVHDSFPDSSALPLNLTIQGNPGFSRAYNFYISNPRTPIILFYDGFETGLSNWIQGGTPQTWQRTTNNPHSGSYCLTDSPNGNYGDNINTWIRTASPIDLNINVDSIKLIFWTRYSIESGWDYAYVEVSTNGSTWNSLISFTGSQTTWKKIVLDLTPYKGNQIYIRFRLWSDTSTNYDGIYIDDVSLIAKIPYFADCPQISVYEKGSDILRESVYPEVKTIKFFSIKAKISDEYKIKIFDVNGRKIKEDFVYLKKGEEYRFKPSVKGVYFFKIETKLFNKKGKFIAD